A single region of the Solwaraspora sp. WMMD791 genome encodes:
- a CDS encoding aconitate hydratase produces the protein MASLDTFGAKSQLRVADASYEIFKIDTVAGHERLPYSLKILLENLLRTEDGANVTAEQIRALGSWDPGAEPSVEIQFTPARVLMQDFTGVPCVVDLATMREAVRDLGGDPTKVNPLAPAELVIDHSVIADLFGREDAFARNVELEYGRNKERYQFLRWGQTAFNEFKVVPPGTGIVHQVNIEYLARTIMERNGQAYPDTVVGTDSHTTMVNGLGVLGWGVGGIEAEAAMLGQPVSMLIPRVVGFKLSGEAPAGTTATDLVLTITEMLRQHGVVGKFVEFYGPGVSAVPLANRATIGNMSPEYGSTVAIFPIDAETINYLRLTGRDDAQVALVEAYAKEQGLWHDPAAEPHYSERLELDLSTIEPSLAGPKRPQDRVPLGSAKTMFRSALTDYVSSDPTPAVAGPADEASVESFPASDPPAADGADDPADKPHELISASLGAGGRASKPVTVTGADGTSFELDHGAVVIAAITSCTNTSNPQVMLGAALLARNAVDRGLARKPWVKTTLAPGSKVVMDYYERAGLTPYLEKLGFHLVGYGCTTCIGNSGPLPEEISAAVNEHDLTVVSVLSGNRNFEGRINPDVKMNYLASPPLVVAYALAGTMDIDLATEPLGTGSDGEPVYLRDIWPSNAEIEQVRAGAIGAAGFGAAYADVFAGDERWQSLPTPTGDTFTWADDSTYVRKPPYFEGMAPTPQPVTDIAGARVLAKLGDSVTTDHISPAGAIKPDSPAGRYLTEHGVPRHEFNSYGSRRGNHEVMIRGTFANIRLRNQLVPGVEGGFTVNHLTGEQTSIYDASVAYAQAGVPLVVLAGKEYGSGSSRDWAAKGTMLLGVRAVIAESYERIHRSNLIGMGVLPLQYPVGQDAASLGLTGTETIDIVGVDALNDGATPRTVTVRTDTGVEFDAVVRIDTPGEADYYRHGGILQYVLRKMLAS, from the coding sequence GTGGCGAGCCTCGACACCTTCGGTGCGAAGAGCCAGCTGCGCGTCGCCGACGCGAGCTACGAGATTTTCAAGATCGACACCGTGGCGGGTCACGAACGCCTGCCGTACAGCCTGAAGATCCTGCTGGAGAATCTGCTCCGCACCGAGGACGGGGCCAACGTCACCGCCGAGCAGATCCGGGCACTCGGGTCCTGGGATCCCGGCGCCGAACCGAGCGTGGAGATCCAGTTCACCCCGGCCCGGGTCCTGATGCAGGACTTCACCGGCGTCCCCTGCGTGGTCGATCTCGCCACCATGCGGGAGGCCGTCCGCGACCTCGGCGGCGACCCGACCAAGGTCAACCCGCTCGCCCCGGCCGAGTTGGTCATCGACCACTCGGTCATCGCCGACCTGTTCGGCCGCGAGGACGCGTTCGCCCGCAACGTCGAGCTGGAGTACGGCCGCAACAAGGAGCGCTACCAGTTCCTGCGCTGGGGCCAGACCGCGTTCAACGAGTTCAAGGTCGTCCCGCCCGGCACCGGCATCGTGCACCAGGTCAACATCGAGTACCTGGCCCGCACGATCATGGAGCGCAACGGGCAGGCCTACCCGGACACCGTCGTCGGCACCGACTCGCACACCACGATGGTCAACGGCCTCGGGGTGCTCGGCTGGGGCGTCGGCGGCATCGAGGCCGAGGCGGCGATGCTCGGCCAGCCGGTCAGCATGTTGATCCCCCGGGTCGTCGGCTTCAAGCTCTCCGGCGAGGCGCCCGCCGGCACCACCGCCACCGACCTGGTGCTCACCATCACCGAGATGCTGCGCCAGCACGGCGTGGTCGGCAAGTTCGTCGAGTTCTACGGCCCCGGCGTCAGCGCCGTACCGCTGGCCAACCGGGCCACCATCGGCAACATGTCACCCGAGTACGGCTCCACCGTCGCGATCTTCCCGATCGACGCCGAGACCATCAACTACCTGCGGCTCACCGGGCGCGACGACGCCCAGGTCGCCCTGGTCGAGGCGTACGCCAAGGAACAGGGCCTGTGGCACGACCCGGCCGCCGAGCCGCACTACTCGGAGCGCCTCGAGCTCGACCTGTCGACCATCGAGCCGTCCCTGGCCGGGCCGAAGCGCCCGCAGGACCGGGTGCCGCTGGGCAGCGCCAAGACGATGTTCCGGTCCGCACTGACCGACTACGTCTCCAGCGACCCGACGCCGGCCGTGGCCGGTCCTGCCGACGAGGCCAGCGTCGAGTCGTTCCCGGCCAGTGACCCGCCGGCCGCCGACGGTGCCGACGACCCGGCCGACAAGCCGCACGAGCTGATCAGCGCCTCGCTCGGTGCCGGCGGGCGGGCCAGCAAGCCGGTCACGGTCACCGGCGCCGACGGCACCTCGTTCGAGCTCGACCACGGCGCGGTGGTGATCGCTGCGATCACCTCCTGCACCAACACCTCCAACCCGCAGGTGATGCTCGGCGCCGCGCTGCTGGCCCGCAACGCCGTCGACCGGGGCCTTGCCCGTAAGCCGTGGGTGAAGACCACCCTGGCACCGGGCTCGAAGGTCGTCATGGACTACTACGAGCGGGCCGGGCTCACCCCGTACCTGGAGAAGCTCGGCTTCCACCTGGTCGGCTACGGCTGCACCACCTGCATCGGCAACTCCGGCCCACTGCCCGAGGAGATCTCGGCCGCCGTCAACGAGCACGACCTGACGGTGGTGTCGGTGCTCTCCGGCAACCGCAACTTCGAGGGCCGGATCAACCCGGACGTCAAGATGAACTACCTGGCCTCGCCGCCGCTGGTGGTCGCCTACGCCCTGGCCGGGACGATGGACATCGACCTGGCCACTGAGCCGTTGGGCACCGGATCCGACGGCGAGCCGGTGTACCTGCGCGACATCTGGCCCAGCAACGCCGAGATCGAGCAGGTCCGGGCCGGTGCGATCGGCGCAGCCGGCTTCGGCGCCGCGTACGCCGACGTGTTCGCCGGTGACGAACGGTGGCAGTCGCTGCCCACCCCGACCGGGGACACCTTCACCTGGGCCGACGATTCGACCTACGTCCGCAAGCCCCCGTACTTCGAGGGCATGGCGCCGACGCCGCAGCCGGTGACCGACATCGCCGGTGCCCGGGTGCTGGCCAAGCTCGGCGACTCGGTGACCACGGACCACATCTCGCCGGCCGGGGCGATCAAGCCCGACTCCCCCGCCGGCCGGTACCTCACCGAGCACGGCGTACCCCGGCACGAGTTCAACTCCTACGGGTCGCGGCGCGGCAACCACGAAGTCATGATCCGTGGCACCTTCGCCAACATCCGGCTGCGCAACCAACTGGTGCCGGGCGTCGAGGGCGGGTTCACCGTCAACCACCTGACCGGGGAGCAGACCAGCATCTACGACGCCTCGGTGGCGTACGCGCAGGCCGGCGTACCGCTGGTGGTGCTGGCCGGCAAGGAGTACGGGTCCGGTTCGTCGCGGGACTGGGCAGCCAAGGGCACCATGCTGCTCGGCGTGCGGGCGGTCATCGCCGAGTCCTACGAGCGGATCCACCGCTCCAACCTGATCGGCATGGGGGTGCTGCCGCTGCAGTACCCGGTCGGGCAGGACGCGGCGTCGCTCGGGCTCACCGGGACCGAGACGATCGACATCGTCGGCGTCGACGCCCTCAACGACGGCGCCACGCCGCGCACCGTGACGGTGCGGACCGACACCGGGGTCGAGTTCGACGCCGTGGTCCGCATCGACACCCCGGGCGAGGCCGACTACTACCGGCACGGCGGCATTCTGCAGTACGTGCTGCGCAAGATGCTCGCCAGCTGA
- the pulA gene encoding pullulanase-type alpha-1,6-glucosidase, which yields MEAAPCRPRASRLTPYALAAVLAGTLLGVPSPATATATATATAGQAVPPAVGAPQWSAEPSAATLAAAPGDRGRAEQFYFLLPDRFANGDRRNDRGGLRGDRLVTGHDPTDKGFYQGGDLQGVIDNLDYIQGLGTTAIWLAPVFANRPVQGSGDDVSAGYHGYWITDFTRVDPHFGSTADLKRLVDLAHRRGIKIYLDVIVNHTADVISYAEDNYTYVDKATEPYRDAQGRPFEDRHYADGTRAFPDVDTDGFPYTPVVDPADARVKVPAWLNDPTMYHNRGDSTFVGENSEYGDFFGLDDLWTERPEVVRGMTKIFADWIRDTGVDGYRLDTVKHVNLDFWPQFSRGIDAAAARAGKPDFFMFGEVYSADAEVTSTYVRRGGLPATLDFGFQEAARSYVAAGGSAADLADLYADDPLYAARDTDAGRLPTFLGNHDMGRIGTFVADGGTDPASHLRRDLLAHELMFLTRGQPVIYSGDEQGFTGAGGDKDSRQTMFASQVADYLDDDLLGTDRTHAEDQFDRRHPLYRGIAALGKLRAAHPALRDGIQVTRYAADGPGVFAFSRIDPADRVEYVVAVNNATTAQQVTVDTWSPGTTFTSVHGRHRPVRTDADGRITVTVPALSAIVHRAGAPIPAPAGAPTVSIGAPADGTAVATRAAVTAEVTGDPLAEVTVATRIGTGPWTLLGRARHAPYQVHHDLTGLAAGTRIEYKAVVRDSRHRTATARATALVGTPPQAAARDWLVVHYQRTDGDYADWGLYTWGDIDPDWQTTWPAGHPFVGEDSYGRFAWVKLAPGAKSVGFLVVDADGTKDVDVDRTVDVGATGEVWVRQGDPALYPTRRDATGEADPPADDGVAVLHYRRADGDYTGWGLHVWDGAATPTDWADPLPPASRDDFGVTFRVPLVDGATGLSYIVHRGDDKDLPTDQRLDFAAVGREVWLLAGDPDRLLPPVATIGRDLDLTTQRAHWIDRSTIAWATGPTDGKRYDLVWAPDGGLAVDGDSLTGDHRSILLTARPNGLTEEQRAKFPHLWAYRSFGIDQRDRDEVAAALRGQVVVTERDHEGNLLAVTGVQLPGVLDDVYAAATTAPLGVGFTGRRPTLSVWAPTARTVALQLYDTPTAAPRTVTMRRDDRTGVWSVRGEPSWYGRYYRYQVDVWQPAAGRMVTASVTDPYAVALAADSTHGLIVDLADPALAPAGWARLRKPAAVPTSRTQIQEVSVRDFSIADDSVPAGRRGTYLAFTDARTAGMRHLRSLADAGVTHLHLLPTFDFATIPERRADQAAPDCDLAALPPDSPRQQECVAAVADADGYNWGYDPLHYTVPEGGYATDPDGAARTVEFRRMVAGLNAAGLRVVLDVVYNHTSAAGVDRHSVLDQIVPGYYHRLLDDGSIATSTCCANTAPEHAMMGRLVVDSVLTWARAYKVDGFRFDLMGHHPKANILAVRAALDKLTVARDGVDGRAILLYGEGWDFGEVAGDARFVQATQLNMAGTGIGTFTDRLRDAVRGGGPFDANPRVQGFASGLFTDPNGDPVNGSRAEQETRLRQQQDVIKVGLTGNLAGYAFTSATGDRVTGADVDYNGAPAGYTAAPGEAVSYVDAHDNEILYDALAYKLPAGTSAADRSRAQVLALATAVLAQGTGFVTAGSERLRSKSLDRNSYNSGDWFNQIRWDCADGNGFGAGLPPAADNADKWPYAGPLLADPALVPDCATIGLTAARYAELLRIRASSPVFALETAREVQQRVSFPLAGPAETPGVITMRLRSAGLDQRWRSVTVVFNATPQTVRQRLPELRRATVELHPVLRDSADPVSRQAAFDSSTGTFTVPARTVAVFVQPR from the coding sequence ATGGAAGCCGCACCCTGTCGTCCACGTGCGTCCCGCCTGACGCCGTACGCCCTCGCCGCCGTACTTGCCGGAACCCTGCTCGGCGTACCGTCGCCTGCCACTGCCACTGCCACTGCCACTGCCACCGCCGGCCAGGCCGTTCCGCCGGCGGTCGGCGCACCACAGTGGAGCGCCGAACCGTCGGCGGCGACCCTCGCCGCAGCCCCCGGCGACCGGGGCCGAGCCGAACAGTTCTACTTCCTGCTGCCCGACCGGTTCGCCAACGGCGATCGGCGCAACGACCGCGGCGGCCTGCGCGGTGACCGGCTCGTCACCGGTCACGACCCCACCGACAAGGGTTTCTACCAGGGCGGTGACCTGCAGGGCGTGATCGACAACCTGGACTACATCCAGGGCCTGGGCACCACCGCGATCTGGCTGGCCCCGGTCTTCGCCAACCGGCCGGTGCAGGGCAGCGGCGACGACGTCTCGGCCGGCTACCACGGCTACTGGATCACCGATTTCACCCGGGTCGACCCGCACTTCGGTAGCACCGCAGACCTCAAGCGGCTGGTCGACCTCGCTCACCGGCGCGGCATCAAGATCTACCTGGACGTCATCGTCAACCACACCGCCGACGTCATCTCCTACGCCGAGGACAACTACACCTACGTCGACAAGGCGACCGAGCCGTACCGGGACGCGCAGGGGCGCCCGTTCGAGGACCGCCACTACGCCGACGGCACCCGTGCCTTCCCCGACGTCGACACCGACGGGTTCCCGTACACTCCGGTCGTCGACCCCGCCGACGCCCGGGTCAAGGTCCCCGCCTGGCTCAACGACCCGACGATGTACCACAACCGGGGCGACAGCACCTTCGTCGGTGAGAACAGCGAGTACGGCGACTTCTTCGGCCTCGACGACCTGTGGACCGAACGCCCCGAGGTGGTCCGCGGCATGACGAAGATCTTCGCCGACTGGATCCGCGACACCGGGGTCGACGGCTACCGGCTGGACACCGTCAAGCACGTCAACCTCGACTTCTGGCCCCAGTTCAGCCGGGGCATCGACGCCGCCGCCGCCCGCGCCGGCAAACCCGACTTCTTCATGTTCGGCGAGGTCTACTCCGCCGACGCCGAGGTCACTTCGACCTACGTCCGTCGGGGCGGCCTGCCGGCCACCCTCGACTTCGGTTTCCAGGAGGCGGCCCGCTCGTACGTCGCGGCCGGTGGCTCCGCAGCCGACCTGGCCGACCTGTACGCCGACGACCCGCTGTACGCCGCCCGCGACACCGACGCCGGCCGGCTGCCCACCTTCCTCGGCAACCACGACATGGGGCGGATCGGCACCTTCGTCGCCGACGGCGGCACCGACCCCGCCAGCCACCTCCGTCGCGACCTGCTCGCTCACGAGCTGATGTTCCTCACCCGGGGCCAACCGGTGATCTACTCCGGAGACGAACAGGGCTTCACCGGCGCCGGCGGCGACAAGGACTCCCGGCAGACCATGTTCGCCTCCCAGGTCGCCGACTACCTCGACGACGATCTGCTCGGCACCGACCGCACCCACGCCGAGGACCAGTTCGACCGCCGTCACCCGCTCTACCGGGGCATCGCCGCACTCGGCAAGCTGCGCGCCGCCCACCCGGCGCTGCGCGACGGCATCCAGGTCACCCGGTACGCCGCCGACGGTCCCGGCGTGTTCGCCTTCTCCCGCATCGACCCGGCCGACCGCGTCGAGTACGTCGTCGCCGTCAACAACGCCACCACCGCCCAGCAGGTCACCGTCGACACCTGGTCACCCGGCACCACCTTCACCAGCGTCCACGGCCGGCACCGGCCGGTGCGCACCGACGCCGACGGGCGGATCACGGTCACCGTACCGGCGCTGTCGGCGATCGTGCACCGGGCCGGTGCCCCGATCCCGGCGCCAGCCGGCGCACCGACTGTCTCGATCGGCGCCCCCGCCGACGGCACCGCCGTCGCCACCCGGGCCGCCGTCACCGCCGAGGTGACCGGCGACCCGCTCGCCGAGGTCACCGTCGCCACCCGGATCGGCACCGGCCCGTGGACCCTGCTCGGTCGGGCCCGGCACGCCCCGTACCAGGTGCACCACGACCTCACCGGGTTGGCAGCCGGCACCCGGATCGAGTACAAGGCGGTGGTGCGTGACAGCAGACACCGGACCGCCACCGCCAGGGCCACCGCGCTGGTCGGCACCCCGCCGCAGGCCGCCGCCCGGGACTGGCTCGTCGTGCACTACCAGCGCACCGACGGCGACTACGCCGACTGGGGCCTGTACACCTGGGGCGACATCGACCCGGACTGGCAGACCACCTGGCCGGCCGGCCACCCGTTCGTCGGCGAGGACAGCTACGGCCGGTTCGCCTGGGTGAAACTCGCCCCCGGAGCGAAGTCGGTCGGTTTCCTGGTCGTCGACGCCGACGGAACGAAGGACGTCGACGTCGACCGGACCGTCGACGTTGGTGCCACCGGCGAGGTGTGGGTCAGACAGGGCGACCCCGCGCTCTACCCGACCCGCCGCGACGCCACCGGCGAGGCCGACCCGCCGGCCGACGACGGCGTCGCGGTGCTGCACTACCGCCGGGCCGACGGCGACTACACCGGCTGGGGGTTGCACGTCTGGGACGGCGCCGCCACCCCCACCGACTGGGCCGATCCGCTGCCGCCGGCGTCGCGGGACGACTTCGGCGTCACCTTCCGGGTGCCGCTGGTCGACGGCGCAACCGGGCTCAGCTACATCGTCCACCGGGGCGACGACAAGGACCTGCCGACCGACCAGCGCCTCGACTTCGCCGCCGTCGGACGTGAGGTGTGGCTGCTCGCCGGCGACCCCGACCGGCTGCTGCCGCCGGTCGCGACCATCGGCCGTGACCTGGACCTGACGACACAGCGGGCGCACTGGATCGACCGGTCCACCATCGCCTGGGCCACCGGACCGACCGACGGCAAACGCTACGACCTGGTCTGGGCCCCCGACGGCGGGCTGGCCGTCGACGGCGACTCGCTCACCGGCGACCACCGGTCCATCCTGCTGACCGCGCGACCCAACGGACTCACCGAGGAACAGCGCGCCAAGTTCCCGCACCTGTGGGCCTACCGCAGCTTCGGCATCGACCAGCGGGACCGGGACGAGGTCGCCGCCGCGCTGCGTGGCCAGGTCGTGGTCACCGAACGCGACCACGAGGGCAACCTACTGGCGGTCACCGGCGTACAGCTGCCCGGGGTGCTCGACGACGTGTACGCCGCAGCCACGACCGCCCCGCTCGGCGTCGGATTCACCGGCCGGCGGCCCACCCTGTCGGTCTGGGCGCCGACCGCCCGGACCGTCGCCCTGCAGTTGTACGACACCCCGACCGCCGCGCCCCGGACCGTGACGATGCGCCGCGACGACCGGACCGGGGTCTGGTCGGTACGCGGTGAACCGTCCTGGTACGGCCGCTACTACCGCTACCAGGTCGACGTCTGGCAGCCGGCCGCCGGGCGGATGGTGACCGCCTCGGTCACCGACCCGTACGCGGTGGCGCTGGCCGCCGACTCCACCCACGGCCTGATCGTCGACCTGGCCGACCCGGCACTCGCCCCGGCCGGCTGGGCGCGGCTGCGCAAACCGGCGGCAGTGCCGACCAGCCGTACCCAGATCCAGGAGGTGTCGGTCCGCGACTTCTCCATCGCCGACGACAGCGTCCCCGCCGGCCGGCGTGGTACGTACCTTGCGTTCACCGATGCGCGTACCGCGGGGATGCGGCACCTGCGGTCGCTGGCCGACGCCGGCGTCACCCACCTGCACCTGCTGCCGACCTTCGACTTCGCCACCATCCCCGAGCGCCGGGCCGACCAGGCGGCGCCGGACTGCGACCTGGCCGCGCTGCCGCCGGACTCGCCCCGCCAGCAGGAGTGCGTCGCCGCCGTCGCCGACGCCGACGGCTACAACTGGGGCTACGACCCGCTGCACTACACGGTCCCGGAGGGCGGCTACGCCACCGACCCCGACGGTGCCGCGCGTACCGTCGAGTTCCGCCGGATGGTCGCCGGGCTCAACGCCGCCGGGCTGCGGGTGGTGCTGGACGTGGTCTACAACCACACGTCGGCGGCTGGTGTGGACCGGCACTCGGTGCTCGACCAGATCGTGCCCGGCTACTACCACCGGCTGCTCGACGACGGGTCGATCGCCACCTCCACCTGCTGCGCCAACACCGCTCCGGAACACGCCATGATGGGCCGGCTGGTTGTCGACTCGGTCCTCACCTGGGCCAGGGCGTACAAAGTGGATGGCTTCCGGTTCGACCTGATGGGCCACCACCCGAAGGCGAACATCCTGGCGGTCCGGGCGGCGCTGGACAAGCTGACCGTCGCCCGCGACGGCGTGGACGGCCGCGCGATCCTGCTCTACGGCGAAGGCTGGGACTTCGGCGAGGTCGCCGGCGACGCCCGGTTCGTCCAGGCCACCCAGCTCAACATGGCCGGCACCGGGATCGGCACGTTCACCGACCGGCTGCGTGACGCGGTCCGCGGCGGCGGCCCGTTCGATGCCAACCCCCGTGTGCAGGGCTTCGCCAGCGGCCTGTTCACCGACCCCAACGGTGATCCGGTCAACGGCAGCCGTGCCGAGCAGGAGACCCGGTTGCGCCAGCAGCAGGACGTCATCAAGGTCGGCCTGACCGGCAACCTGGCCGGTTATGCGTTCACCAGCGCCACCGGGGACCGGGTGACCGGAGCGGACGTCGACTACAACGGTGCACCGGCCGGGTACACGGCGGCACCGGGGGAGGCGGTCAGTTACGTCGACGCCCACGACAACGAGATCCTCTACGACGCGCTGGCGTACAAGCTGCCCGCCGGCACCTCGGCCGCCGACCGCTCCCGCGCCCAGGTGCTCGCCCTGGCCACGGCCGTTCTGGCCCAGGGCACCGGGTTCGTCACCGCCGGCAGCGAACGGTTGCGGTCGAAGTCGCTGGACCGCAACTCGTACAACTCGGGGGACTGGTTCAACCAGATCCGCTGGGACTGTGCCGACGGCAACGGGTTCGGCGCCGGGCTGCCGCCGGCCGCCGACAACGCCGACAAGTGGCCGTACGCCGGCCCACTGCTGGCCGACCCGGCGCTGGTCCCGGACTGCGCCACGATCGGCCTGACCGCGGCCCGGTACGCCGAACTGCTGCGGATCCGTGCCTCGTCGCCGGTGTTCGCTCTGGAAACCGCCCGTGAGGTGCAGCAGCGGGTCAGTTTCCCGCTGGCCGGCCCTGCCGAAACGCCAGGGGTGATCACCATGCGGCTGCGTTCCGCCGGGCTGGACCAGCGGTGGCGGTCGGTGACGGTGGTCTTCAACGCGACGCCGCAGACCGTTCGGCAGCGGCTGCCCGAGCTGCGCCGGGCAACGGTGGAGCTGCACCCGGTGCTGCGGGATTCGGCCGACCCGGTGAGCCGTCAGGCCGCCTTCGACTCCTCGACCGGCACCTTCACTGTGCCGGCCCGGACCGTCGCGGTCTTCGTCCAACCCCGCTGA
- a CDS encoding aminopeptidase P family protein: MAAEVVAEQPRTESHDPDFPEKLLQFMRTGWRDDTLPLTPRAEITHHARRRAALSAAFTGETVVVPTGVEKVRANDTDYPFRPGSDFVYLTGDHDPDSVLVLHPTGGGHDAVLYTRQRSSRETDEFFRSRDGELWVGRRRTLAEKSTELGLTTAPLSELPAALAGCAPGRTRVLRGFDARVDAAVLPYDSGDDAGARDRELAAVISELKLVKDEWEIAQLQAAIDATVRGFEDVARVLPADRPVAERLLEGIFALRARHDGNDVGYGSIVGAGAHATILHWVRNDGVTRPGELLLMDMGVEGEHLYTADVTRTLPVSGRFTALQRHVYDIVYASQQAGMDFIKPGVKFSDVHQTCMRVLAEGLAELGVLPVSVDEAMESESTVYRRWTLHGFGHMLGIDVHDCSRARKERYRDGELGEGYVLTVEPGLYFQPEDDLVPEELRGIGIRIEDDVLVTAAGAVNLSAGLPRQADEVEAWLAAQRDAGPRLPLLP, encoded by the coding sequence ATGGCTGCCGAGGTGGTCGCCGAACAGCCCCGTACCGAATCGCACGACCCGGATTTCCCCGAGAAGCTTCTGCAGTTCATGCGGACCGGCTGGCGCGACGACACGTTGCCGCTGACGCCACGCGCCGAGATCACCCACCACGCCCGCCGCCGGGCGGCGCTGTCGGCGGCGTTCACCGGCGAGACCGTGGTCGTGCCGACCGGGGTGGAGAAGGTCCGGGCCAACGACACCGACTACCCGTTCCGCCCGGGTAGCGACTTCGTGTACCTGACCGGCGACCATGATCCGGACAGTGTGCTGGTGCTGCACCCGACCGGAGGCGGCCACGACGCGGTGCTGTACACCCGGCAGCGCTCGTCCCGGGAGACCGACGAGTTCTTCCGCAGCCGCGACGGTGAGCTGTGGGTGGGCCGGCGTCGCACCCTGGCCGAGAAGTCGACCGAGCTGGGGCTGACGACGGCACCGCTGAGTGAGCTGCCGGCGGCGCTGGCCGGCTGCGCCCCCGGCCGGACCCGGGTGCTGCGTGGCTTCGACGCGCGGGTGGACGCGGCGGTGCTGCCGTACGACAGCGGTGACGACGCCGGGGCCCGCGACCGTGAGCTGGCGGCGGTGATCTCGGAGTTGAAGCTGGTCAAGGACGAGTGGGAGATCGCCCAGCTGCAGGCGGCGATCGACGCCACCGTACGCGGTTTCGAGGACGTGGCCCGGGTGCTGCCAGCCGACCGGCCGGTCGCCGAACGGCTGTTGGAGGGGATCTTCGCGCTGCGGGCCCGGCACGACGGCAACGACGTCGGGTACGGGTCGATCGTCGGCGCCGGCGCGCACGCGACGATCCTGCACTGGGTCCGCAACGACGGCGTCACCCGTCCGGGTGAACTGCTGCTGATGGACATGGGCGTGGAGGGCGAGCACCTCTACACCGCCGACGTGACCCGTACGCTGCCGGTGTCGGGGCGGTTCACCGCACTGCAACGGCACGTCTACGACATCGTGTACGCCTCACAGCAGGCCGGAATGGACTTCATCAAGCCGGGGGTGAAGTTCAGCGACGTGCACCAGACCTGCATGCGGGTGCTCGCCGAGGGCCTGGCGGAACTGGGGGTGCTGCCGGTCAGCGTGGACGAGGCGATGGAGTCCGAGTCGACTGTCTACCGTCGGTGGACGCTGCACGGCTTCGGTCACATGCTCGGCATCGACGTGCACGACTGCTCCCGGGCCCGCAAGGAGCGCTACCGCGACGGCGAACTCGGCGAGGGGTACGTGTTGACAGTCGAGCCCGGCCTGTACTTCCAGCCGGAGGACGACCTGGTGCCCGAGGAACTGCGCGGCATCGGCATCCGGATCGAGGACGACGTGCTGGTCACCGCCGCCGGTGCGGTGAACCTGTCGGCCGGGCTGCCCCGCCAGGCCGACGAGGTGGAAGCCTGGTTGGCCGCCCAGCGCGACGCCGGCCCCCGCCTCCCCCTCCTCCCCTGA